From a single Fusobacterium pseudoperiodonticum genomic region:
- the tnpB gene encoding IS200/IS605 family element RNA-guided endonuclease TnpB yields the protein MKIVKKAYKFRIYPTLEQVIFFSKNFGCIRKVYNLMLDDRKKGYEEYKATGVKTEYPTPAKYKEDYPYLKEVDSLALANAQLNLKKAFKNFLKNKDFGFPKYKCKSNPVQSYTTNNQNTIYIKDSYIKLPKLKSLVKIKLHRKIEGIIKSVTISKNSLDHYFVSILCEEEIEELPKTNKNIGIDLGIKEFVTMSDCTKVENLKLTKEYEKKLKREQRKLSKRCKVAKDSDKKLSDSKNYQKQKKKVAKIHNKIRNKRKDFVNKLSTKIINNHDIICIEDLNIKGMLKNHKLAKSISDVSWSEFVRQLEYKANWYGRKIIKIPTFYPSSKTCSSCGNIKETLKLSERIYHCECCGLEIDRDYNASINILRKGLEILREEKVS from the coding sequence ATGAAAATAGTTAAAAAAGCATATAAATTCAGAATATATCCTACCTTAGAACAAGTAATCTTTTTCTCAAAAAACTTTGGTTGTATTAGAAAAGTTTATAACCTTATGTTAGATGATAGAAAGAAAGGTTATGAAGAATATAAAGCAACAGGAGTTAAAACTGAATATCCTACTCCCGCTAAGTATAAAGAAGACTACCCTTATTTAAAAGAAGTTGATAGCTTAGCTCTTGCTAATGCGCAATTAAATTTAAAAAAGGCTTTTAAGAATTTTCTTAAAAATAAAGATTTTGGTTTTCCAAAATATAAGTGTAAATCTAACCCAGTCCAAAGCTATACTACAAATAATCAAAATACAATATACATTAAAGATAGCTACATAAAACTTCCTAAATTAAAATCGCTAGTCAAAATTAAATTACATAGAAAAATAGAAGGTATAATTAAATCAGTAACAATAAGTAAAAACAGTCTTGACCATTATTTTGTTTCAATATTATGTGAAGAAGAAATCGAAGAATTACCAAAAACTAATAAAAATATTGGAATAGATTTAGGAATAAAAGAATTTGTAACAATGAGTGATTGTACAAAAGTAGAGAATTTAAAGCTAACAAAAGAATATGAGAAAAAACTTAAAAGAGAACAAAGAAAACTATCAAAGAGGTGTAAAGTTGCTAAAGATAGCGATAAAAAACTATCGGATAGTAAGAATTATCAAAAACAAAAGAAAAAAGTAGCAAAAATACATAATAAAATTAGAAATAAAAGAAAAGACTTTGTAAATAAGTTGAGTACAAAAATTATCAATAACCACGATATAATCTGTATAGAAGACTTAAATATAAAGGGAATGTTAAAAAATCACAAATTAGCAAAAAGTATATCAGATGTAAGTTGGAGTGAATTTGTAAGACAACTAGAATATAAAGCAAATTGGTATGGAAGAAAGATTATAAAAATACCTACATTTTATCCAAGTAGTAAGACTTGTTCTAGTTGTGGTAATATAAAAGAAACACTAAAATTATCAGAAAGAATATATCATTGTGAATGTTGTGGACTAGAAATAGATAGAGATTACAATGCAAGTATAAATATATTAAGAAAAGGATTAGAAATATTAAGAGAAGAAAAAGTAAGTTAG
- a CDS encoding cytoplasmic protein has translation MKKILSVLLLIFVMLLSACGGVKYEFIDGFLYATDGKEATGTFEFKLNGYKTRAKYVNGLANGLFERYYPDGSIFIKNEVKDGIVSKIEVYYKSGETLAIIADSKYMKIFNKDGSLVESYDADKNETILYQENENPFIFTDADPTTYNENNAILPKVENGKEVDSNVITKNLVNGLSEVIVDDEVMLRFDDKIGFFISFYSTGEPMYIGNATTSETLIFSKNRKILYKDKGSDFTIYNKDGKPIHELREGVLILYNEDGDEIIMDFYKVEDIKKID, from the coding sequence ATGAAAAAAATATTATCAGTACTACTATTAATTTTTGTAATGCTATTATCTGCCTGTGGCGGAGTAAAATATGAGTTCATAGATGGGTTTTTATATGCCACCGATGGAAAAGAAGCTACTGGAACATTTGAATTTAAATTAAATGGTTATAAAACTAGAGCAAAATATGTAAATGGTTTGGCTAATGGACTATTTGAAAGATATTATCCTGACGGAAGTATTTTTATAAAAAATGAAGTAAAAGATGGAATAGTTTCAAAAATAGAAGTATATTATAAAAGTGGAGAGACTCTAGCAATCATTGCAGACAGTAAATATATGAAAATTTTCAACAAAGATGGAAGCCTTGTTGAAAGTTATGATGCTGATAAGAATGAAACTATTTTATATCAGGAAAATGAAAATCCATTCATATTTACAGATGCAGACCCTACTACATATAATGAAAACAATGCAATTTTACCTAAAGTTGAAAATGGAAAAGAAGTAGATTCAAATGTAATAACAAAAAATTTAGTGAATGGTCTCTCTGAAGTAATAGTGGATGATGAAGTTATGCTCAGGTTTGATGATAAAATAGGTTTTTTTATTTCTTTCTATTCAACTGGAGAGCCTATGTATATTGGTAACGCTACAACTTCTGAAACTCTAATTTTCTCTAAAAATCGAAAGATTCTTTATAAAGATAAGGGAAGTGATTTTACTATCTATAATAAAGATGGAAAGCCAATACATGAATTAAGGGAAGGGGTACTTATTCTCTATAATGAAGATGGAGACGAAATTATTATGGATTTCTACAAAGTTGAAGATATTAAAAAAATAGATTAG
- a CDS encoding cytoplasmic protein yields MKKILLVLLLLFLMPISISAEEKYEFKGGILYNDGKKVTGTFELISRKNKAKGSFVNGLPDGIFERYYPDGSIMLKNTFVAGIRMTEETYYKGGKLFIKSSKKDDSLKVFYEDGNLVLSRNIKTGSYIIYHENGKPLMVSDGNISTLYNEDNEILFKLNSDESLDSQGDLKELKDGSYQLVKNNKVIATLDASGTIVTFLYSTGEPLMRLNDNNELLQIFFKNGTVFVEADANNFRINYKDGKTLYKTDKITEIFFNKDGEEIPNDSIIGIRKIK; encoded by the coding sequence ATGAAAAAAATTTTATTAGTACTTTTATTATTATTTTTAATGCCTATATCTATTTCTGCTGAAGAAAAATATGAATTCAAAGGTGGAATTTTATACAATGATGGTAAAAAAGTTACAGGAACATTTGAGCTTATATCAAGAAAAAATAAAGCAAAAGGAAGCTTTGTAAATGGTTTACCTGATGGAATATTTGAGAGATATTATCCTGATGGAAGTATTATGCTAAAGAATACTTTTGTAGCAGGTATAAGGATGACAGAAGAAACATATTATAAAGGTGGTAAATTATTTATAAAGTCCTCTAAAAAAGATGATAGTTTGAAAGTTTTCTATGAAGATGGCAATTTAGTTTTGAGTCGTAACATTAAAACGGGTAGTTATATAATTTACCACGAAAATGGAAAGCCACTAATGGTTTCTGATGGTAATATATCAACTTTATATAATGAGGACAATGAAATTCTATTTAAATTGAATAGTGATGAATCACTAGATAGTCAAGGAGACTTAAAAGAATTAAAAGATGGTTCATATCAACTTGTAAAAAATAATAAAGTTATTGCTACACTTGATGCTAGTGGTACAATAGTAACCTTCCTATATTCAACAGGAGAGCCATTAATGAGACTCAATGATAACAATGAATTATTACAAATTTTCTTTAAAAATGGAACTGTTTTTGTTGAAGCAGATGCTAATAATTTCAGAATAAACTACAAAGATGGAAAAACATTATATAAAACAGATAAAATTACAGAGATTTTCTTTAATAAAGATGGAGAAGAAATTCCTAATGATTCTATCATTGGTATAAGAAAAATCAAATAA